The genomic window GCGAAGTGACGCTGGTGATCGCCGGTGCCGCCACCCCGGCGCCGGCCGCACCACTCGAAGATCTGGAGACGGCAATCCACCGGCTGCAGGCCGAGGGTCTCCACACCCGCGAGATCGCGGAGCAGCTGGCGATGAAATACGGGCTGCACCGGCGTGAAGTCTACGAACGAATCGTGAAGCGGGAAGGCTGAGGGCGCGGTTACCGGCCAGCGGTCCGGCCTTACGCCCCGGCGAAGTAGCGCCGCGGGTTATGGATCAGCAGCGCATCGATTTTGGCCTGCGGCACCCCGGCTTCGCGCAGTGCCGGCACGATGTTTTTGAAGATGTGGGCCGGGTTCCAGTTCGGCAACAGTCCCTCCGGCGCCTGAAAGCCGCGGCCGCGCCAGCACCAGACGGTATCGTGCGAGAGCACGATCTGGTTGTGGAACTCGATGCCGAGCAGGCCGACGAGCGCGGCGGTGCGCACGCGATCCGGCTGCAGGATGTCGAGCCCAAAGCGGTCGAAACCGAGAAGGGCGCCGCGCTCGAGCATGCTGACGTGGTACTTGAGGTCGCTGCTGCCACACGAATGACCGATGATGATGCGACGCAGATCGGCGCCTTCGGAAGCGAAGATATCGAGCTGCGCCGGGCCCATCGTACCTTCGTCAGTGTGCGTCGTAATCGGGGCCCCGGTGGCCTTGTGTGCGCGTGCAGCGGCGCGCAGCACCATCTCCTCGTACGCGGTGATCTTGTGCGCGCCGGTGGCAACCTTGATGATGCCGGCCTTGATGCCGGTCAAGCCGATGCCTTGGGTGAGCTCTGACACGAAGGTTTCAGTCATCTCGCTGACCACGTCGCGGCCGAACTGGGCGCGGAACTTGAAGTACGGGGCGGCGCCGGTGTCTTCTTTGTACAGGCCGGTGGCGCAGATGATGTTGACGCCGGTGGCCTGCGCGACCTCAGCGGCGAACTCGGCGTCGCGCCCGAGATCGATCGGGCACGGATCAACGAAGGTGCGCAAGCCGAGGGACTTCAGCTCTTGCATGCGCTCGATGCACAACCGCAGCGTGTCCTTGCGGTTGAAGGCCGGCGCTGCGGTGTCGCTGTTCCAGCCGGGCCAGCCGATCAGCAGATGCTCGTGCATCAAGGTAACGCCGAGGTCGGCGGCGTTGCAGGGACCGAGAACCGTATTGAGCAATGCCATTGCTAACTCCTTGATCTAATGATCTGAAACCCGCCCGCTGTTACGGTGCCATCGCTCCACCCCCATCGCTTTGCATGCCGCTCCCTGGCTCCGTATCTCTACGACTCCGCTCCCTCTCCCCGCATGGTTGTGCGGGGAGAGGGCAGGGGTGAGGGGTTCATCCTTGGACCTCCGCGCCTCGCTTCTGAAATCGTACGCCGCCTCCAGGCTAATGAAGAGGAAGGGATCACCACGAGTGGACGAAGGCGAAGAAGAGGATTCGCCGAACGAGTGAGATCTTCGTGCTGTTGGTGTGCTTCGGCGGCGCCAGGAACGCAGGAACCCCTCACCCCAACCCTCTCCCCGCAAAAAATGCGGGGAGAGGGAGGCACTTTCTCCGGCTCTGGTTCCTGACATGACACTCGCCAGCTGTTGCTTGGCAATGTCTGGTAATCCTCGGCAGGTTCCACCCCCGAAAGGTCAACGTCGCAGACTCCGGGGCAGCCCTCTGCTGAAACCCGTCGCGCCGCGCGAGGATTCCTGCCAGCCACGTTCATGCGAGGTCTCCGCGGTCATCATGCACCACGCGCCCGCCGGTGATCGTGCGTAGAACGCGGATGCCGGCGATGCGCTCGGGCGCCACCTCGAGCGGGTTGGCGCTCAACACCACCAAGTCGGCGCGCTTGCCGGCCACGAGCGTGCCCTTCTCGTGCTCCTCGAACTGCAGCCGCGCGGCGTCGCGGGTGAATAGCCGCACCGCCTCGAGCGGCGTCAGTGCCTGTTCGGTGGCAAATCCCTCACGGGTGACGCAGCACTGGATGGCGTGCAGGACGTCGGTCGATTCCACCGGCGCATCCGAGGCGCCACCGATGACGATGCCGGCATCGATCAGCGCACGCAGGGGGTAGGCCTGGCGGGCACGCTCGGCGCCCAGCCGCCGCGGCAGCCAGGTCTTCTCGGAGTGAATGAACAGCGGCTGCGTGGAGACATGCAGCCCGCAGCGGGCGATGCGCCCGATCACCCCGGGCGGCACCAGCGAGGCGTGCTCGAGGCGGTGGCGGTGATCGGGGCGCGGCTGTTCCCGCAGTAGTCGCTCGAATAGCGTCACACAGCGCTCGACGGCGGCATCGCCGATGGCGTGCACGCAGACTTGCAGCCCAGCGGTGTGCGCGGCGCGCATGCGCGCGAAGATCTCGTCCTCAGCGAGCGTCAGGAAACCGCGCGTTTCCGGCCGATCGGCAAAGGGCTCGCGCAGGCTGGCGGTGCAGCTTCCAAAGGTGCCGTCGGCGAATATTTTGAAGCCGCCGACGCGGCGTCCGGCGCTGGGATTGTGCAGCGGCGTGGAGCGGGCCGCCAGCGCGGCGCCGACGCTGCGGCCAATGAGGATCGCGTAGGTACAGAATGGCACTTCGCCGAGCAGCAGTTGCAGCGCCAACGATTCAAGGCGTCCCGCCGCGCCGCCGGGCCCTTCTTCGTCGGTCTGCAACACCACCCCAGCCGACGTTATCCCGCAGGCCGACAGGCGCGCAAATGATGTGCGCGCCGTCGCTTGCAACCGTTCCAACGAAGAGACCGGTACGGCACCGAAAAGCAGCTGCGCAGCACTTTCGCGGCAGGGGCCGGTGGGCACGCCCGCGGTATCGCGTTCAATGCGGCCACCCGGCGGATCGGTGGTACCGGCAGCGATGCCGGCGGCGGCCAACGCCGGGCTGTTGCCGGCGGCGCTGTGGCCGTCGTGCTTGAGCACGACGATCGGGCGCTCGGCGCTCACCGCGTCGAGTTCGAGGCGCGCCGGCAGCCGCCGTTCGGCCAACTCGGCATCTTCGAGCCGCAGTCCCACCAGCCACTCACCCGGCGGCAAGCGCGCGGCCGCAGCTCGCAGCACACCCTGCAGCTCGGCGATGCTGCGCACCCCGCGCAAGTCGGCATTGAGATCGAAGTAGACCAGGGCGATCGGATGCAGGTGGGTGTCGATGAAACCGGGCAACAGGCATCGGCCGGTGAGATCGAGATGACTGAAGTCCGCAACCCCCGCCGAGCGCAGTGCGGCGCGGCACTCACTCTCCTCGCCGACGGCAACGATGCGATCACCAACTGTGGCGAGGGCCTCAGGCCGCGCGTGGCCGGGCGCGAGCGTGACGATCTCACCGCCGGTGTAGAGCGCTGCTGGTGGGTCCGCAGGCATGTCAGCGCTCGAGCACAACCGCGGGTGCGGTGGCGTAGCGTTCGAGCGCGCCCTCGTCCAGGGTGACGCCGAGCCCCGGGCCGTCGGGTACATGCACCCGGGCGCCGGAGTAATCGAGCGGCTCCACGATGAGGTCGTCTTCGAGCATGAGGTGGCCGAAGAGCTCCATGGCGTGGCCGAGAACCGCTGCCCGTGCGGCGCCGAGGTGTACCTGTGCGGCCGAGGCGATGCCCAGCGGCTGGTTGTGGAGTATCGTGCCCAGGCCGCGGGCCGCGGCGTAGTCGATGGCGCGCAACGCCTGCGTGATGCCGCCGGGCCGCTCGCTGTTCACGCCGAGGACGCGCACCGCACCCAGCTCGACCAGGGCGGTGAAGTCGGTGAGCGAGAAGCAGCCCTCGTGCGCCATCAGCGGCACTTCGACAGCGCGCTGCACGCGCGCCATGCCGAGCCAGTCGCTGGCGCGCACCGGCTGTTCCGCGCAGTCGATGCCGTACGGTGTGATAGCGCGAATCGCGCGCACCGCCTCGTCCGGCGTGTACGCCTGGTTGTAGTCAACGCGCAGGCGGGCTGTAAGCCCGAGGGCCTCGCGCACTTGTGCGACGATGCCGCGGTCGGCTTCGGCGCCGCGGCCGAGCTTGAGACGGAAGGTGGCGGTGCCGCCGCTCTGGAATGCCAGCGCCATGCTGGTCATGAAGTCGGCATCGGCGAGCGGGATCAGTGCGGCTAGCGGCAGAGTGTCGGCGCCGCGGCCGCCGATGAAATCGTGGGCCGGACGGCTCGCCATGTGTCCCATGAGATCATAGGCCGCCATGTCGAGCAGGCCCTTGGCCACCTCGCTGCGGGCGACGTTGGCATCCATTCGTGCCCGCAAGCGCTCAACGGCGAAAGGGCTCTCGCCGAGGAGGTAGCGAGCCAAGCCGCCGCTGACGGCATCGATCACTTGGGCCGGCGACACCCCGGTTTCGGGCAGCCACACGAAGACCTCGCCGACGCCGCGCGAGCCGTCTTCGGCTGTGAGGCGCGCGATCACGAAGTCGCTGCCGCTCCACGCCTGCTCCGCCGGGATAGCCATTCCCAGCCCGCCTTCCGAACGCGCCATGGCCTCGCGCACCGCCGCGCGAAACGGCACGTACACCGGGAAAAGCTCAATCCGCTCGACGATCGGGACCTTCGCCATCACGTGGGCGTGTCTATAGAAGCTCGCAGCGCTTGTCGAGATGTCGGCGCCGGACAGGTCTCGGGGCTTGCGTGTCCGTTCTGATTCCAGATCCAACACCCATTTTCCGAATCCTGGACGGCTTCGCCGTGGTAGGCTGGAAAAACGCGGTGTCCGCCTTGTCGGAGGACTGGCGCACTGATTGCTGCCTTGCAAGGCACTTTAAAGAATCGTGCCTCGCTCAGACCGGCGATTCGCTGACAGAGCGAGGGATCGCGCGAACTATGAACACCGAGGAGCATCAACACACATCCTCCGAGCAGATAGCCCGCGCGGCGGGCGCTGCCGGCGCAGTCGCCGGCACCTTGGTGCTGGCGGGCTGGCTGCTCGAGGTTGCGGCGCTGAAGTCCATCCTGCCTGGGGCCGTCACCATGAAGCCCAACACGGCGCTGGCGTTCGCGCTCAGCGGCGTCGCTCTCCGCTTCCATTCCTCCAGGCAATCCGAAATCCGCAGTCCGAAATGCGCAATCGCCAGCCTGTGCGCGATTGCCGTCGCCGCCATCGGCTTCGGCACCTTGCTGGAGTACCGGTTTGGTTGGGACGCAGGTATCGACCAGTTGTTCTTCGCTGACGCTGGCGGGTTGCAGAGTTCGCACCCGGGGCGCATGGCGCCCGCTACTGCGATCAACTTCGTCCTGCTGAGCCTCGCGCTGCTGACGATGCGCGGTCGTGGCGTCGGGTTCGCGCAGGCGGCGGCGCTGGTCGTCGGTCTGTCATCGACGATCGTCTGTGTTGGCTACGTCTACGACCTGCCCGCGCTCTATCGCCTCGAATCCTACACCGGTGTCGCGCTGCACACGGCGCTGGCGTTCTTGATCCTGTCGGCGGGCGTGCTGTGTGCCACCACGGATCGCGGACTTACGCCCCTGGCCAAGCGGGCTTTCGCCAAAGCCACGGGAAGCCTGGCGGCGAACTGGAGCGTCGAGCGGGCGACCGGTGTCCTGATCGCCACCGCCCTAGTGTTTCTAGTCGCGGTCGGCATCATTGCGGTGCGCAACCTCAACCGCCTGGTCGCCGCGGCGCAGCTGCGGCAACACTCGCATGCGGAAGTCAGCCAACTGATGGCGGTGCTCACGGCGGTGCAGGATGCCGAAACCGGCAAGCGCGGCTACCTGATCACCGGGAGCGAGCCGTATCTGGAACCGTATCTCGCGGCCATCGCGACGCTCCAGCCGAAGCTCGACGAACTCGCCCGGATGGCGACCGATGACCCGGAGCAGCAGCGGCGACTCGAAGCGCTGCGTCCGCTGATTGCCGAGAAGCTGGCGGAGCTGCGGGAGGCGATCGAGCTGCGCCGCCGTGAGGGTTTCGCCGCGGCGCAGCAGCTGGTGTTGAGCGATCGCGGCAAGCGCGCGATGGACCACATTCGCGCCGTGATTGCCGCGATGACCCGCCGGGAGCAGCAGCAACTCGCCGCCCGCGACGACGCGATGCGCGCTCAGACCACGCGAACGACCACGTTCATTCCCCTGGCCACGCTCGGAGGTCTCGCGCTGGTTGCCCTGTTCGCGCTGGTTATCCGCGCCCAACTGCGGGCGCGCACTCGCGCAGAAGCGCTGCTGCGCGACCGGGAAGGCCGGCTGCGGCGCTTGGCGGAATCCGGTCTAATCGGCGTGATCCTGGCCGACACACACGGCAACATCAGCGAAGCCAACGACGCTTTTCTGAGGCTGGTGGGCTACACCCGCGAGGACCTTGCCGCCGGGCGTGTGCGCTGGGCGGACATGACCCCGGCGGAGCACCGCGCCGGCGACGAGCAGGCGCTGCTGCAACTGCAATCGTGCCGCGTCACCGAGCCGTGGGAGAAGGAATACGTGCGCAAAGACGGCGTGCGGGTGCCGGTCCTGGTGGGCGTGGCGCTGCTTGAGGGCTCGCCGGACCAAGCCATCGCCTTCGTCGCGGATCTGACCGAGCGCAAACGCGCCGAAGCGGAAGTCCACCGGCTCAACGAGGAACTCGAGCAGCGCGTCGCCCTGCGCACCGCCCAACTCGAAGCCAGCAACCAGGAGCTGGAAGCGTTCTGTTACACGGTGGCGCACGACCTGCGCGCGCCGCTACGCCACGTAGACGGGTTTGCCAAGCTGCTGCTCAAGCGCGCGACCGCGCTCGACGACACCGCCACGCGCTATGTGCACACGATGGCCGCTGCCGCGACCAAAATGGGGGCGCTGATCGACGAGCTGCTGGCGTTCTCGCGGACCGCGCGCAGCGAGCTGCGGCGGCAGCCAGTGGCTCTGTCGGCCCTGATCGAGGACATTCGCGAGGAGTTGCTGGTGCAGGCCGCCGACCGCACGATCGCCTGGGAGATCGCGCCGCTGCCGGTAGTCGCGGGCGACCCGGCGCTGCTGCGGCTGGTGTGGATCAACCTGTTGTCCAACGCCATCAAGTACACCGCGCCGCGCGCGCAGGCCCGCATCGAAATCGGCACGGTGGGACGCCAGAACGGCAACACCGTGCTGTTCGTGCGCGACAACGGCGTCGGCTTCGACATGGAGTATGCCGACAAGCTGTTCGGCGTCTTCCAGCGGCTGCACCCGGCAAAGGATTTCGCCGGCAACGGCATCGGCCTGGCCACCGTGCGGCGCATCGTGCACCGGCACGACGGCCACGTATGGGCCGAAGGCCAAGTGGACGGCGGCGCCACCTTCTACCTCGCCTTGCCGATTTGGAAAGGAACACCGTGTGACCAATCACAAGATTCTATTGGCGGAAGATAGCCCGGAAGACGCCGAGCTGACCATGGCCGTGCTCGGCGAATACTGCCTGGCCAACGAAGTCGTGCACGTCGCTGACGGCGCCGACGCACTCGACTACATCTACCGGCGCGGAGAGTTCAGCGCCCGCGCCGCAGACAACCCGATGCTGATCCTGCTCGATCTCAAGATGCCCCGGCGCGACGGAATGGACGTGTTGCGTCAGGTCAAGAGCGATCCCGAGTTGCGCAGCATCCCCGTGGTCCTGTTTACCTCCTCGCGCCAAGAGCAAGACCTGATCGACAGCTACGGCCTCGGTGCCAACGCCTACGTGGTCAAGCCGGTAAAGTTCGAGGAGTTCGCCGGCGCGGTGAAAAGTATCGGGCTGTTTTGGGTGCTGACCAATCAGCCGCCGCCGGGGAAGGTGGGCTGAGAAATGGGCGACGCCAGAACTACAGGCGAAGCGCTACGGCTCCTCATCGTGGAGGACAGCGCTACAGACGCCGAACTCGAGGTCGCTATCCTCGAAGAGGCGGGCTACACCTGCAACTGGACGCGGGTGGAGACGCGAGCGGAATTCCTCGCCCAGCTTGCGCTCGCAGCCGGCGGCGATCACGAGCCAGGTCTCGAATACGACCTGATACTGGCCGACCACAGCCTGCCGGGGTTTGGCGGGCTGCAGGCGCTCGACATTCTGCGCCACCGCGGGTTCGATATTCCGTTCATTCTCATCTCCGGCATGATCGGGGAGGAGCAAGCGGTCGAGAGCCTCAAGACCGGGGCGACGGACTATGTTATGAAGACGCGCCTGGAACGTCTGGTCCCGGTGGTCGCACGCGCCTTGGCGGAACGCGAGACACGCCGGCAGCGCGAGCAAGCCGAGGCGGCGCTGCGCGCCAGCGAAGCCCGCTTTCGCACACTGATCGAGTCGGCCCCGGATGCGACCCTTATCGCCAACAGCAGCGATCACCGCATTGCCTTTACCAACCGCCACGCCGAGCAGCTCTTCGGCTACGCGCCGGGCGAATTGCTGGGGCAGCCCGTCGAGGTACTGGTCCCCGAACGGTTGCGGCAGCGTCACCTTGGACTTCGCACCGACTACAGCACGCGGCCGGTCGCGCGCCCCTTGGACTCGGGCCTGGACCTGTACGCGCGCCGCAAAGACGGCAGTGAATTCCCGGCCGACATCATGCTCGGCCCGGTAACCATCGATGGCGAGCTGCTGGTGCTGACCATCGTCCGCGACATCACCGAACGCAAGGAGGCGGAAGCCGCCCGGCGTCGTTTAGACGAGCGCTACCGGGTGCTGGTGGAGAACCTCAGCGACGCGATTTTCAGCGTCGATCTCGCAGGCGTGGTGACGTACATGAGCCCGGCCATCGCCCGCATCTCCGACTACCGACCCGAAGATATTATCGGGAGGCCGTTTGCTGACTTCGTGCATCGCGATGACTTGGCCACGGTTGCGGGCAGCTTTCGGCGCACGCTCTCGGGCCAGGTGGAGCCATTTGAGTTTCGCGTCTTGACCAAACAGGCGGCGATACGATTCGTGCGCACGTCCAGCCGGCCGCAGTTCGAAGAAGACACGGTTGTGGGTATCACCGGTACGCTGACCGACGTGACCGAGCGCAAACAGGCCGAAGACGAGATCCGCCGCTTGAACGCCGATCTGGAGTGGCGAGTGGCCGAGCGCACTGCGCAGCTGGAGAGCGCCAACAAGGAGCTGGAGGCATTCAGCGTTTCGGTCTCGCACGACTTGCGCGCGCCGCTGCGGGCGATCGACGGGTTCAGCAGAATCTTGCTCGAAGATTACGCCGGGGCGCTCGCTCCCGAGGCCCGCCACTACCTCGAGCGGGTGTGTGCTGCCGCCGAGACCATGGAGCAGCTCATCGAGGCGTTGCTGGGCTTGGCGCGTGTCACCCGTGACGACATCCGGTTGGAGCTGACGGATCTCAGTGCACTGGCGCACACCGTTGCCATGGAGCTGCACCGCTCCCAAACGGAGCGCCAGGTGGAGTTCGTCATCGCCCCCGGCCTGGTCGCCAACGCCGACGCGCGCCTGTTGCGCGTCGTGCTCGAAAATCTGCTCGGCAATGCCTGGAAGTACACCAGCAAGCAGCCGAACGCGCGGATTGAGTTCGGGCGGTTACCGGTTACGGATTGCAGCCCCCAGTCTCCAGCCTCCAGTCCCGACTACGAACTGGTCTCTTTCGTTCGCGACAACGGCGCCGGCTTCGATCGGCGATACGCAGACCGTCTCTTTGCGCCCTTCCAGCGCTTACATGATCGGACGGAGTTCGAAGGCACGGGCATCGGGTTGGCCACCGTGCAGCGCATCATCCATCGCCACGGCGGCCGCATCTGGGCCGAGGGCGCGGTCGGCGAAGGCGCAACGTTCTACTTCACGCTCGCACGCGCGGCCTAAGCTGTACCGCCTCACCCAACCGGGACTTCTCTTACAACGGAGCGAAACCGGCGGCGGGCTCAATTTGACCGGGCGCGGGCGGGCGTGTTAGCGTTTGCGCAGTGTTGGACCTGTGAACACGCCACGCAATCCTGCTCCCACTGTTGATGTGATCATCGAGGTCGAGGGCGGCCTGGTGCTGATCAAGCGGCGTCACGAGCCGTTCGGCTGGGCGCTGCCCGGCGGCTTCGTCGACTATGGGGAGACGTTGGAGGCGGCGGCTATGCGCGAGGCGCGCGAGGAGACCTCGCTGGCGGTAACTCTGACGGAGCTGTTTTACGCCTACTCCGATCCGCAGCGTGATCCCCGCCGCCACACCATCGCCACGGTCTTTCTGGGCCGCGCCTGCGGCACGCCCGCGGCCGGCGACGACGCGGCTGACGCCGGTATCTTCACCGAGGCTACGCTGCCGCGACCCCTGGCATTCGATCACGAAGTGATTCTGGCGGACTATTTCCGCTACCGGCGCAGTGGCGTGCGGCCGCTTCATGGCGCCTGAGTTTCAGCCCTTGCAGCTGGCCGAGCGCGCCGAGCTGCTGCGGCTGGCGCGCTCGGCCATCGCGGCCGTGCTGACCGGCGCCGACTCCCCAAGCCTGCAGCTTACTAGCGCAGCCCTGCTCGGCTGCTGCGGCGTCTTCGTCAGCCTTCACACCTCGGGCCGTTTGCGCGGCTGCATCGGCACGTTGGCGGCAGAGCGCTCGCTCTACGAGAACGTGATTCACCTGGCGGTGGTCGCGGCCATGGAAGACCCGCGATTTCCGCCACTCAGCCAGGCCGAGCTGCCGGACACCGAGATCGAGATCTCGCGCCTGTCGGCGCCAACGCTGGCCACGCCGGAAGAGGTTGCCGTCGGCCGCGACGGCGTCTGCGTCACCAGCGGAACCGAAGTCGGCGTCTTTCTGCCGCAGGTCGCTACCCGCTACGGTTGGGACCGCGAGCGCTTCCTCAGCGAGGCCTGCCGCAAAGCCGAGCTGGCGCCGGATGCCTGGCGCGCGCCCGGCTGCCAGCTCTTCCGCTTCCAA from Deltaproteobacteria bacterium includes these protein-coding regions:
- a CDS encoding phosphotriesterase, translating into MALLNTVLGPCNAADLGVTLMHEHLLIGWPGWNSDTAAPAFNRKDTLRLCIERMQELKSLGLRTFVDPCPIDLGRDAEFAAEVAQATGVNIICATGLYKEDTGAAPYFKFRAQFGRDVVSEMTETFVSELTQGIGLTGIKAGIIKVATGAHKITAYEEMVLRAAARAHKATGAPITTHTDEGTMGPAQLDIFASEGADLRRIIIGHSCGSSDLKYHVSMLERGALLGFDRFGLDILQPDRVRTAALVGLLGIEFHNQIVLSHDTVWCWRGRGFQAPEGLLPNWNPAHIFKNIVPALREAGVPQAKIDALLIHNPRRYFAGA
- a CDS encoding amidohydrolase, translated to MPADPPAALYTGGEIVTLAPGHARPEALATVGDRIVAVGEESECRAALRSAGVADFSHLDLTGRCLLPGFIDTHLHPIALVYFDLNADLRGVRSIAELQGVLRAAAARLPPGEWLVGLRLEDAELAERRLPARLELDAVSAERPIVVLKHDGHSAAGNSPALAAAGIAAGTTDPPGGRIERDTAGVPTGPCRESAAQLLFGAVPVSSLERLQATARTSFARLSACGITSAGVVLQTDEEGPGGAAGRLESLALQLLLGEVPFCTYAILIGRSVGAALAARSTPLHNPSAGRRVGGFKIFADGTFGSCTASLREPFADRPETRGFLTLAEDEIFARMRAAHTAGLQVCVHAIGDAAVERCVTLFERLLREQPRPDHRHRLEHASLVPPGVIGRIARCGLHVSTQPLFIHSEKTWLPRRLGAERARQAYPLRALIDAGIVIGGASDAPVESTDVLHAIQCCVTREGFATEQALTPLEAVRLFTRDAARLQFEEHEKGTLVAGKRADLVVLSANPLEVAPERIAGIRVLRTITGGRVVHDDRGDLA
- a CDS encoding CHASE3 domain-containing protein, encoding MNTEEHQHTSSEQIARAAGAAGAVAGTLVLAGWLLEVAALKSILPGAVTMKPNTALAFALSGVALRFHSSRQSEIRSPKCAIASLCAIAVAAIGFGTLLEYRFGWDAGIDQLFFADAGGLQSSHPGRMAPATAINFVLLSLALLTMRGRGVGFAQAAALVVGLSSTIVCVGYVYDLPALYRLESYTGVALHTALAFLILSAGVLCATTDRGLTPLAKRAFAKATGSLAANWSVERATGVLIATALVFLVAVGIIAVRNLNRLVAAAQLRQHSHAEVSQLMAVLTAVQDAETGKRGYLITGSEPYLEPYLAAIATLQPKLDELARMATDDPEQQRRLEALRPLIAEKLAELREAIELRRREGFAAAQQLVLSDRGKRAMDHIRAVIAAMTRREQQQLAARDDAMRAQTTRTTTFIPLATLGGLALVALFALVIRAQLRARTRAEALLRDREGRLRRLAESGLIGVILADTHGNISEANDAFLRLVGYTREDLAAGRVRWADMTPAEHRAGDEQALLQLQSCRVTEPWEKEYVRKDGVRVPVLVGVALLEGSPDQAIAFVADLTERKRAEAEVHRLNEELEQRVALRTAQLEASNQELEAFCYTVAHDLRAPLRHVDGFAKLLLKRATALDDTATRYVHTMAAAATKMGALIDELLAFSRTARSELRRQPVALSALIEDIREELLVQAADRTIAWEIAPLPVVAGDPALLRLVWINLLSNAIKYTAPRAQARIEIGTVGRQNGNTVLFVRDNGVGFDMEYADKLFGVFQRLHPAKDFAGNGIGLATVRRIVHRHDGHVWAEGQVDGGATFYLALPIWKGTPCDQSQDSIGGR
- a CDS encoding response regulator, translating into MTNHKILLAEDSPEDAELTMAVLGEYCLANEVVHVADGADALDYIYRRGEFSARAADNPMLILLDLKMPRRDGMDVLRQVKSDPELRSIPVVLFTSSRQEQDLIDSYGLGANAYVVKPVKFEEFAGAVKSIGLFWVLTNQPPPGKVG
- a CDS encoding PAS domain S-box protein encodes the protein MGDARTTGEALRLLIVEDSATDAELEVAILEEAGYTCNWTRVETRAEFLAQLALAAGGDHEPGLEYDLILADHSLPGFGGLQALDILRHRGFDIPFILISGMIGEEQAVESLKTGATDYVMKTRLERLVPVVARALAERETRRQREQAEAALRASEARFRTLIESAPDATLIANSSDHRIAFTNRHAEQLFGYAPGELLGQPVEVLVPERLRQRHLGLRTDYSTRPVARPLDSGLDLYARRKDGSEFPADIMLGPVTIDGELLVLTIVRDITERKEAEAARRRLDERYRVLVENLSDAIFSVDLAGVVTYMSPAIARISDYRPEDIIGRPFADFVHRDDLATVAGSFRRTLSGQVEPFEFRVLTKQAAIRFVRTSSRPQFEEDTVVGITGTLTDVTERKQAEDEIRRLNADLEWRVAERTAQLESANKELEAFSVSVSHDLRAPLRAIDGFSRILLEDYAGALAPEARHYLERVCAAAETMEQLIEALLGLARVTRDDIRLELTDLSALAHTVAMELHRSQTERQVEFVIAPGLVANADARLLRVVLENLLGNAWKYTSKQPNARIEFGRLPVTDCSPQSPASSPDYELVSFVRDNGAGFDRRYADRLFAPFQRLHDRTEFEGTGIGLATVQRIIHRHGGRIWAEGAVGEGATFYFTLARAA
- a CDS encoding NUDIX hydrolase — its product is MNTPRNPAPTVDVIIEVEGGLVLIKRRHEPFGWALPGGFVDYGETLEAAAMREAREETSLAVTLTELFYAYSDPQRDPRRHTIATVFLGRACGTPAAGDDAADAGIFTEATLPRPLAFDHEVILADYFRYRRSGVRPLHGA
- the amrA gene encoding AmmeMemoRadiSam system protein A, whose protein sequence is MAPEFQPLQLAERAELLRLARSAIAAVLTGADSPSLQLTSAALLGCCGVFVSLHTSGRLRGCIGTLAAERSLYENVIHLAVVAAMEDPRFPPLSQAELPDTEIEISRLSAPTLATPEEVAVGRDGVCVTSGTEVGVFLPQVATRYGWDRERFLSEACRKAELAPDAWRAPGCQLFRFQAEVFNDRGETGPRDPRCG